One Streptomyces sp. NBC_01237 genomic region harbors:
- a CDS encoding glycosyltransferase family 4 protein: MSHLRTVQVLGGGSAGSSAHVGSLAAGLIARGVQVTVCAPAAVDRVYDFPATGAHFAPVPRRSDPAAVAALRAACAGADVVHAHGLHAAVRTALALSGRTVPLVMTWHTRVHAEGARRRVLRLLERRAVRAADVVLAPSSDLVDRARGRGARDARLAPVAVPVARFPDTVHGAKVRAELGAVGRPLLMAAGSLVPHHGFDTLLDAARVWRELDPAPLLIIAGEGRDRAALQRRVREEELPVSLLGGRNDIGELLATADVAVVPSRWEARSLLAQESLRLGVPLVATAVGGVPELVGDAAELVPYGNAEALARTVVRLLGDPRRRERLADAGRIRAAGWPTEDDTIAQVLSVYDELAQPLAVPRVR, from the coding sequence GTGTCACATCTGCGTACGGTCCAAGTCCTGGGCGGCGGCAGTGCGGGCAGTAGCGCGCACGTCGGTTCGCTGGCCGCGGGACTGATCGCCAGGGGAGTGCAGGTCACCGTCTGCGCCCCGGCCGCAGTGGACCGCGTCTACGACTTCCCGGCGACGGGGGCCCACTTCGCCCCCGTGCCCCGGCGCAGCGACCCGGCGGCCGTCGCCGCGCTGCGCGCCGCCTGCGCGGGCGCGGACGTCGTGCACGCCCATGGGCTGCACGCGGCCGTGCGTACCGCTCTCGCCCTCAGCGGCCGTACGGTTCCGCTGGTCATGACCTGGCACACCCGCGTCCATGCCGAAGGCGCCCGTCGGCGGGTGCTGCGGCTGCTGGAGCGAAGGGCCGTGCGGGCGGCGGACGTTGTGCTCGCCCCGTCGTCGGACCTGGTGGACCGGGCGCGCGGCCGAGGGGCGCGCGATGCCCGGCTCGCACCGGTCGCCGTGCCGGTCGCCCGGTTCCCCGACACCGTCCACGGCGCCAAGGTGCGGGCCGAACTGGGAGCGGTGGGGCGCCCGTTGCTGATGGCCGCTGGCAGTCTCGTACCGCATCACGGATTCGACACCCTGCTGGACGCCGCCCGGGTATGGCGTGAACTCGATCCCGCGCCCCTGCTGATCATCGCGGGCGAGGGGCGGGACCGGGCGGCGCTGCAACGGCGCGTCAGGGAAGAGGAGTTGCCGGTCTCTCTCCTCGGGGGCCGGAACGATATCGGTGAACTGCTGGCCACCGCCGACGTGGCCGTCGTGCCCAGCCGCTGGGAGGCCCGGTCGCTGCTGGCGCAGGAGTCACTGCGGCTCGGCGTGCCGCTGGTCGCCACCGCGGTCGGCGGGGTGCCCGAACTCGTGGGTGACGCCGCGGAACTGGTCCCGTACGGGAACGCCGAGGCGCTGGCCCGTACCGTCGTGCGGTTGCTCGGCGATCCGCGGCGACGCGAGCGGCTCGCCGATGCGGGGCGGATCCGGGCGGCCGGATGGCCCACCGAGGACGACACGATCGCCCAAGTGCTCAGCGTGTACGACGAGTTGGCGCAGCCCCTGGCGGTGCCCCGAGTGCGCTGA